A stretch of the Ensifer sp. PDNC004 genome encodes the following:
- a CDS encoding choline ABC transporter substrate-binding protein, with product MKKRLSLKLMLAGAVSVVAITAQQAAAAEPESCGTVRFSDVGWTDITATTATVSTVLKGLGYQTDIKVLSVPVTYTSLKNKDIDVFLGNWMPTQENDVRPYLDDKSVESFGPNLVGAKYTLATNAKGAELGIKDFKDIATKKVALENKIYGIEPGNDGNRLIIDMVDKDTFGLKGFEVVESSEQGMLAQVARAEKDGAPIVFLGWEPHPMNANFKLTYLSGGDDIFGANFGGAEVFTNVRAGYTTECPNVGKLLTNLKFSLQMENEIMGKILNDGQEPDKAAEEWLKANPTVVDPWLAGVTAKDGGDGLAAVKAALGL from the coding sequence ATGAAAAAACGACTCTCTCTCAAACTGATGCTGGCAGGCGCCGTTTCGGTCGTGGCCATCACCGCTCAGCAGGCTGCAGCTGCCGAGCCGGAAAGCTGTGGCACCGTCCGTTTCTCCGACGTCGGATGGACGGATATCACCGCGACCACAGCCACTGTTTCCACCGTTCTCAAGGGCCTCGGCTACCAGACGGACATCAAGGTTCTCTCGGTTCCGGTCACCTACACCTCGCTTAAGAACAAGGACATCGACGTCTTCCTCGGCAACTGGATGCCGACCCAGGAAAACGACGTGCGCCCCTATCTCGACGATAAGTCGGTCGAATCCTTCGGGCCGAACCTGGTCGGCGCCAAGTATACGCTCGCGACCAACGCCAAGGGCGCGGAGCTTGGCATCAAGGACTTCAAGGATATCGCCACCAAGAAGGTCGCGCTGGAAAACAAGATCTACGGCATCGAGCCCGGCAATGACGGCAACCGCCTGATCATCGACATGGTCGACAAGGACACCTTCGGCCTCAAGGGCTTCGAAGTGGTCGAATCCTCCGAACAGGGCATGCTGGCGCAGGTCGCCCGCGCCGAAAAGGACGGTGCGCCGATCGTCTTCCTCGGCTGGGAACCGCACCCGATGAACGCCAACTTCAAGCTGACCTATCTCTCGGGCGGCGACGACATCTTCGGCGCCAACTTCGGCGGTGCGGAAGTGTTCACCAACGTGCGCGCCGGCTACACCACCGAGTGCCCGAACGTCGGCAAGCTTTTGACGAACCTCAAGTTCTCGCTCCAGATGGAAAACGAGATCATGGGCAAGATCCTGAACGACGGCCAGGAGCCGGACAAGGCAGCCGAGGAATGGCTGAAGGCCAACCCGACCGTCGTCGATCCGTGGCTCGCCGGCGTGACCGCCAAGGATGGCGGCGACGGCCTGGCCGCAGTCAAGGCCGCACTCGGCCTCTGA
- a CDS encoding thymidine kinase: MAKLYFSYATMNAGKSTMLLQASYNYQERGMRVVMLIAAHDDRGGVGRISSRIGLGADAIPFHGDDDLFGLIDRLHRDGEGEIACVFVDEAQFLNEGQVWQLARVADRIGIPVMAYGLRTDFQGKLFPGSMALLAIADELREVRTICHCGRKATMVVRLDGQGKVVREGAQVEVGGNEKYVSYCRRHWDDLMRCE; this comes from the coding sequence ATGGCCAAACTCTATTTCAGCTATGCGACGATGAATGCGGGCAAGAGCACGATGCTGCTGCAGGCCTCCTACAACTACCAGGAGCGCGGCATGCGCGTGGTGATGCTGATCGCCGCCCATGACGACCGGGGAGGGGTTGGCCGCATTTCCTCGCGCATCGGTCTCGGCGCGGACGCCATTCCCTTTCACGGCGACGATGATCTCTTCGGGCTGATCGACCGGCTGCACCGGGATGGCGAAGGCGAGATCGCCTGTGTCTTCGTCGACGAGGCGCAGTTCCTCAACGAGGGGCAGGTCTGGCAGCTTGCCCGCGTCGCCGACCGCATCGGCATTCCGGTCATGGCCTATGGCCTGCGCACGGATTTCCAGGGCAAGCTCTTTCCGGGCTCGATGGCGCTGCTGGCGATTGCCGACGAGCTGCGCGAAGTGCGCACCATCTGCCACTGCGGCCGCAAGGCGACGATGGTCGTGCGCCTGGACGGGCAGGGCAAGGTCGTGCGCGAGGGCGCCCAGGTCGAGGTCGGCGGCAACGAGAAATATGTCTCCTATTGCCGGCGCCATTGGGACGACCTGATGCGCTGCGAGTGA
- a CDS encoding cytochrome c family protein, which yields MLRLVTSLSITLCLGTFSLGATVAHAGGDATAGAAVFRKCAACHTASEPTNRVGPSLMGVVGRPAASVADYNYSDAMKAFGAEGHVWDEATLSEYLLSPKAMVGATKMAFVGLKKPQDIADVIAYLKAPPAAK from the coding sequence ATGTTGCGTCTCGTCACCAGCCTTTCCATCACGCTCTGTCTTGGCACGTTCTCCCTCGGCGCAACGGTCGCCCATGCCGGTGGCGACGCCACGGCCGGCGCTGCCGTCTTTCGCAAATGCGCTGCCTGTCACACCGCAAGCGAACCGACAAACCGGGTCGGCCCGAGCCTGATGGGCGTCGTCGGACGCCCGGCCGCATCCGTTGCCGACTACAATTACTCCGACGCGATGAAGGCCTTCGGCGCCGAGGGTCATGTCTGGGACGAGGCGACGCTCAGCGAGTATCTGCTGAGCCCCAAGGCAATGGTCGGTGCCACCAAGATGGCTTTTGTGGGTTTGAAAAAGCCGCAGGACATTGCCGACGTGATTGCCTACCTGAAGGCGCCGCCGGCTGCCAAATAG
- a CDS encoding AAA family ATPase — MTLNTGLTTLHEDDIAKHQAVAQGLVTKLIILEREDAAAGTSLAGTGRRFVSTVSTGGQRRTRDVELTKTIQAVRQGDPMFSPAQHAVLYRTRRGVQVALAVADVFARQTSLEQLQAKNATSPLGGEEANQFKALLSASAYVAAFTLAAYLGATLAGEGEPVDDAVEPDFLFDTPQDALKSLISALDRGIAGAPDDLALTARARAFSRVAIEGLIARKGRFTGLQSFENVHIRLDQDDFTLNGFDVAPGQKRKPLVMTFKKPEEIIGNHIAKYQALKLAKMLMAYDFDRQMNPFVELGGFLFTFIGDGMPGTGKTILIQMLAGMLNDYCEIAGYAFHYENFGVDQISSYQGKSGQNCKEFVNNVINPRAIGFGTIDDVDQVAAKRSDDRASAGQHEVTAVLMESFAGASTVVRGNCTFGMFSNYPENVDDALRQRAGARWLVDGPQTEDDYIDIFALLVGKNHKIPLGEHQLFEGQEIKRAVAQSYAEHARPKEDGLVAVWERYEKEKGAIGSLADVGAYLHMIKEAEPRFTGRAIKNITDAIKLRAMDVELPDDWFRDAGSFMHKGYDEKKAMIEALRGPITIDMVLQEINRYADSEFRYTDKSDDAAVTDIIRRERQREKAIREIEAMKRDGRWQG; from the coding sequence ATGACACTCAATACGGGGCTGACGACGCTGCACGAGGACGACATCGCCAAGCATCAGGCGGTGGCGCAGGGGCTGGTGACCAAGCTCATCATCCTGGAGCGGGAAGATGCCGCCGCCGGCACCTCGCTTGCCGGCACCGGCCGTCGCTTCGTGTCGACGGTTTCGACCGGCGGCCAGCGGCGCACCCGCGACGTGGAGCTGACGAAGACGATCCAGGCGGTGCGCCAGGGCGATCCGATGTTTTCGCCGGCCCAACACGCCGTGCTCTATCGCACGCGCCGGGGTGTCCAGGTGGCGCTTGCCGTCGCCGACGTCTTTGCCCGCCAGACGAGCCTCGAACAGCTGCAGGCGAAGAACGCCACTTCGCCGCTTGGCGGGGAGGAGGCCAATCAGTTCAAGGCGCTGCTGTCGGCCTCTGCCTATGTCGCGGCCTTCACGCTTGCCGCCTATCTCGGTGCGACGCTTGCCGGAGAGGGCGAGCCGGTCGACGATGCGGTCGAACCGGATTTCCTGTTCGACACGCCGCAGGACGCATTGAAGAGCCTGATCTCGGCGCTCGACCGCGGCATCGCCGGCGCGCCTGACGACCTGGCGTTGACAGCCCGGGCGCGCGCGTTTTCGCGGGTGGCGATCGAAGGGCTGATTGCGCGCAAGGGTCGCTTCACCGGGCTGCAGAGCTTCGAGAACGTGCATATTCGTCTCGACCAGGACGACTTCACGCTCAACGGTTTCGATGTGGCACCCGGCCAGAAGCGCAAACCGCTGGTCATGACCTTCAAGAAGCCCGAGGAAATCATCGGCAACCACATCGCCAAGTATCAGGCGCTGAAGCTTGCCAAGATGCTGATGGCCTACGATTTCGACCGGCAGATGAACCCGTTCGTCGAGCTGGGCGGCTTCCTCTTCACCTTCATCGGCGACGGCATGCCGGGCACCGGCAAGACGATCCTGATCCAGATGCTTGCCGGCATGCTCAACGATTATTGCGAGATCGCCGGCTACGCCTTCCACTACGAGAATTTCGGCGTCGACCAGATCTCCTCCTATCAGGGCAAGTCCGGCCAGAACTGCAAGGAGTTCGTCAACAACGTCATCAATCCGCGGGCGATCGGCTTCGGCACGATCGACGATGTCGACCAGGTGGCGGCGAAGCGCTCCGACGATCGCGCCTCTGCCGGCCAGCACGAGGTGACGGCGGTGCTGATGGAGAGCTTTGCCGGCGCCTCGACGGTGGTGCGCGGCAATTGCACCTTCGGCATGTTCTCGAACTATCCCGAAAATGTCGACGATGCGCTACGCCAGCGCGCCGGCGCGCGTTGGCTCGTCGACGGGCCGCAGACCGAGGACGACTACATCGACATCTTCGCGCTGCTCGTCGGCAAGAACCACAAGATCCCGCTCGGCGAGCACCAGCTGTTCGAGGGGCAGGAGATCAAGCGCGCGGTTGCCCAGTCCTATGCCGAGCATGCGCGGCCGAAGGAGGATGGTCTCGTTGCCGTCTGGGAGCGCTACGAGAAGGAAAAGGGCGCGATCGGCTCGCTCGCCGATGTCGGCGCCTATCTGCACATGATCAAGGAGGCCGAGCCGCGCTTCACCGGCCGGGCGATCAAGAACATCACCGACGCGATCAAGCTTCGGGCGATGGACGTCGAGCTGCCGGACGACTGGTTCAGGGATGCCGGCTCCTTCATGCACAAGGGCTATGACGAGAAGAAAGCGATGATCGAGGCGCTGCGCGGCCCGATCACCATCGACATGGTGCTGCAGGAGATCAACCGCTACGCCGACAGCGAATTCCGCTACACCGACAAGTCGGACGATGCCGCCGTCACCGACATCATCCGCCGCGAGCGCCAGCGCGAAAAGGCGATCCGCGAGATCGAGGCGATGAAACGCGACGGCCGGTGGCAGGGGTGA
- a CDS encoding DUF6638 family protein, which translates to MNRLLEAELIYGRLLDISEPHLIARYNKALEGFGLRPTALTQFSIDMTGFSPEIAEELGDRDYLDPNRVNRRFIIMTPEQAELPCVHTSFSNTAALMHEFFNANSRAINAITIKDALYGEIEDSVSVVNDIDDLLSINEVRFRVLSAEDMLGKAGELRGLVDRLKKVPTAWADDEMLTRMVELARQTGDIRQNALVPDQLVFRHEAFWANHFGGVYIFLDHKTTTVICDPSVPGFRRSRPWQVSYIAINDHARIYDFLASTKRLQLPQASWVEDSGLYQHRADMVVRGLINESDPTADLANADRIWLQTWMHRYAAAVAKDGAYPFLQEMIRTVAATGTIKMQDVAPANRFMLVRAAPAHPDQWLVNRLISQLVPRDFVSRFVFDKQGFYDAYERYSESFKAYVVATLTGTYLKDKAAFRHKLYGLREE; encoded by the coding sequence ATGAACCGCCTGCTTGAAGCCGAATTGATCTATGGACGGTTGCTCGATATTTCGGAGCCGCATCTGATCGCGCGCTACAACAAGGCGCTCGAAGGCTTCGGCCTGCGGCCAACGGCGCTGACGCAGTTCAGCATCGACATGACCGGGTTTTCGCCCGAGATCGCCGAGGAGCTGGGGGATCGCGACTATCTCGACCCGAACCGGGTCAACCGTCGTTTCATCATCATGACGCCGGAGCAGGCGGAGCTGCCGTGCGTGCATACGAGTTTCTCCAATACCGCGGCGCTGATGCACGAGTTCTTCAACGCCAACAGCCGTGCGATCAACGCCATCACCATCAAGGATGCGCTCTATGGCGAGATCGAGGATTCGGTCTCGGTCGTAAACGACATTGACGATCTCTTGTCGATCAACGAGGTGCGTTTCCGGGTGCTGTCGGCCGAGGACATGCTCGGCAAGGCGGGCGAACTGCGTGGCCTTGTCGACCGCTTGAAGAAGGTGCCGACGGCCTGGGCCGACGACGAGATGCTGACGCGCATGGTCGAGCTTGCCAGGCAGACCGGCGACATCCGACAGAACGCACTGGTGCCGGATCAGCTCGTCTTCCGTCATGAGGCGTTCTGGGCCAACCATTTCGGCGGCGTCTACATCTTCCTCGACCACAAGACGACGACGGTCATCTGCGACCCCTCCGTGCCGGGCTTCCGCCGCTCGCGCCCCTGGCAGGTGAGCTACATCGCCATCAACGATCACGCCCGGATCTACGACTTCCTCGCCTCGACCAAGCGGCTGCAACTGCCGCAGGCGTCTTGGGTCGAGGATTCCGGGCTTTATCAGCACCGCGCCGACATGGTGGTGCGTGGGTTGATCAACGAGAGCGACCCGACGGCCGATCTTGCCAATGCCGACCGGATCTGGCTGCAGACCTGGATGCACCGGTATGCAGCCGCGGTCGCGAAAGACGGCGCCTATCCCTTCCTGCAGGAGATGATCCGCACGGTCGCCGCGACCGGCACGATCAAGATGCAGGACGTGGCGCCGGCAAACCGCTTCATGCTGGTGCGCGCCGCACCCGCCCATCCGGACCAGTGGCTGGTCAACCGGTTGATATCCCAGCTCGTGCCCCGCGATTTCGTCTCGCGCTTCGTTTTCGACAAGCAGGGTTTCTACGACGCCTACGAGCGTTATAGCGAAAGCTTCAAGGCCTATGTTGTGGCGACGCTGACCGGCACATATTTGAAAGACAAGGCGGCCTTCCGCCACAAGCTTTACGGCCTCAGAGAGGAATAG